The genomic stretch CCACCGCAGCGCGCGCCAGAAGGGAAGCCTGGGTGGCCGCGAGCCCGAGGCCCTCCCGGCCGCCACGGCGCAGCGCGGCGCCGAGCGCGAGCGCGGCGAGCCCCAGGCGCGGCAGCGTCCCGAGGAGGCCGAGGTCCAGCAGCCACTCGAGCGGGTCGCAGTGCACGTGGTCCTGCGCCCCCGCGTAGCGGCGCTCCGCCCCCTGCGCCGCCGCGCCCTGCCAGTGGAGCGCCTCCCACCCGGGCCAGCGCAGCGTGACGGAGCCGGGACCCGCGCCCACCCACGGCGCATCGCGCACGTGCGGCGCGGCCACGGCCCAGAGGTACCTCCGTCCGCCCGCCGCCTCGCCCACGGCCCCGCGCCCGCGCAGGCCCAGCCCCAGCGCGCCCAGCGCGAGCAGGGCGAGGGCCGCGGCGCCCAGCAGCGCGCGGCGTGGACGCCCGCCGTGCCGCGCGGCGTGGACGCCCGCCGCGAGCCCCGCGGCCGCGAGGGCGAGCACGCTCGCGAAGGACTGACAGGCGGCGAGCGCGAGCAGCTGCAGCCCGGCCGCGGCCCACGTCCACCCCGCCCGGGCGCGCGCGAGCGTGGCCACGAGGCACGCGCCCAAAAGGCCCGCGACGAAGTCCGGGTTGCCCAGCGTGGCGTACACGCGCAGGCGCGGCGTCTGCAGGTCCGGCGCGAGCCCCACGAGCCGGAAGGGGTCCGCGCCCAGCCACTGCAGCAGCGCCACCGCCGCCACGGCCGTGCCGGCCCAGGTGGCCCCGCGCAGCACGGCTCCTGGGGACGGGGTGCGCTGCAGCAGCGCGACGAGGAGCAGCGCGGCGCTCGCCTCCAGGGCGAGACGGGAGGGCAGCGGCTCCCCCCCCAGGGCGGACGCCGCGAGCGTGCCCGCCCAGGCCCAGCCGAGCAGGCGCGCGGGCGCGGAGGCCGGCCGGGGCCACGCGAGCGCCGAGGCCAGCGCGAGCAGCGCGCCCGCCGCGAGCACCCCTCCCTTCGCGGTGGAGAAGGGCGTGGGCCCGCCCGGCCACACCGCGAGGGACACGGCGACGGGCAGCAGCGCGGGGAGCAGCTGGGCGGCGCGCGGGTGGGACGAGGTGGAGGCGGTCACGGGAGGAGGGGCGCAGGCTACACCGGCGAGCGAGGCGACCGCCTCCTGCTCCCGGCTGCCCTCGAGGCCCGGGCCCGGGGCGTGCACCGGGCCCCTCCACGGACGCTCTTTTCCTGCAATCGCTCGCGCCCCCGTGCGTGCTCCCCTGCGGAGGACGCACTCACATGGACGCTACTACCGCCTTCGTCGCCATCTTCATCACCGGCATGGTCGTGGGCATTCCGCTGCTCGGCCTGACCATCCGCCTCTCCATCAAGCCGCTGGTGGACGCGTGGACCCGCATGCGCACGGTGCAGCCCGGGGGCACCTCCGCGGAGCTGGAGGCGCTCAAGCTGCGCGTCGCCGCGCTCGAGGCGGTGTTCGAGTCGCCGGACCTCGCGCTCAGCTCCTCCGAGCGCCAGCTGCTCGAGGGGCGGCCGCTGAGCCGGCGCCTCACCGACAAGTCCTGAAGGCAGGTCCCGAGCGCGCCGCCTACCCAGTGTTGCGCAGCCCCGCGGCGATGCCGCTGAGCGTGAGGAGCAGGGGCCGGTCACAGCCGGCCTCGCCCGCGCGCTTGCGCCGCAGCAGCTCCACCTGCAGGAAGGACATGGGGTCCACGTAGGGGTTGCGCAGCCGGATGGAGCGCTGCAGCGAGGGGTTTCCCTCCAGCAGGCGCGCGTGCCCCGTGACGGCCTTCACCCAGCGGCGCGTGAGCAGCAGCTCCGCGCGCAGTGCGCCCCACAGCGGGCGCACCTCGGGCGGGGCGAGCCGCACGTAGCGCCGCGCGATGCCCGCGTCGCACTTGCCCAGCACCATCTCCACGCGGTCCACCACCGTGCGGAAGAAGGGCCACTCGGCGTACATGCGCCTCAGCAGTGCCTCGCCTCCGGGCTCCTTCGCGTACGCCGCGAAGGCGCTGCCCACGCCGAACCAGCCCGGCAGGATGGCGCGGTTCTGCGTCCACGCGAACACCCAGGGAATGGCGCGCAGCGCCTCCACCCCACCCGCCTTGCGCTTGGAGGGGCGCGAGCCGATGGGCAGCGAGCCGATCTCCTCCACCGGCGTCACCGCGGTGAAGAAGGCGGTGAAGCGCGGGTCCTCCCACACGAAGGCGCGGTAGGCCTTGCGGCCCACCTCCGCGAGCGCATCGAACGCGGCGCGGAAGGCCGGCTCGTCCGCCGCGCTCGCGCGCGGCTGCGCATCCAGCGTGTGCACGAGGACACCGCCCAGCACCAGCTCCAGGGTGCGCCGCGCGAGCGCGGGCCGCGCGTACTTGTGGTCCAGCGCCTCGCCCTGCTCGGTGGCCTTGTAGTGGCCGGCCACCGTGCCCGGGGGCAGCGCGAGGATGGCCTCCTGCGCGGGCCCTCCGCCGCGCGCCACCGACTCGCCGCGGCCGTGGAAGAGCACCAGGCGCACGCCCGCCTCGCGCGCAGCTTGCGCGAGCTGCGTCTGGGCGCGGTAGAGCGCCGCGCTCGCCGCGAGCATCCCCACCTCCTTGCCCGAGTCGCTGTAGCCCACCATCACCTCCTGGTGGCCGCGCGCCCGCACGTGGCGCAAGTACGCGGGGTCCGCGAACAGCTCGCGCAGCACGCCCGCGCCCCCGTTGAGCGCGCCCAGCTGCTCGAAGAGCGGCACCACGTCCAGCGTGGCGCACCCGCGAGCCTCGTCCCACAGCCCCGCGGCCCTCGCGCACGCGAGCGCCGCGCGCACGTCCCCGGCGCTCTCCGCCATGCTGAGCACCAGCGTGCGGCACGCGGCCTCGCCGCCCTCCGCCTGCGCCTCTCGCAGCCTCGCGAGCACGGCCTGCAGCCGCGCTCCGCCCTCGTCCAGCGCGGGCCTCTCTGCGGAGCCCGCGGCCAGGTGCGCCGCGAGGTTGCGCGCCTCCTCCGCCGGCACGCGCGCCTCCAGCTCCAGCAGGTGGAAGCCCAGCGTCCGCGCGCGCTCGAGCACCCGGCGCGCGTAGCGAAGCCCCGCGCGCGCCGCCCTCCCCCGCTCGAGCGACTCGCACAGCAGCTCCAGGTCCGCGCACAGCTGCGCGGGCCCCTCGTAGGCGGCCGCCGCACGCGCCACCTCCAGGGCGCCC from Aggregicoccus sp. 17bor-14 encodes the following:
- a CDS encoding phosphoenolpyruvate carboxylase; translation: MARERPEDLPLRQDVKLLGQLLGEVLIEQEGRALFELEEEVRHLAIRRRRGPPEQRREAAAQLARLLTRLSPERAETVVRAFSLYFQLANLAEQHHRVRRARAWAGDPGAPPQRGSLEATFAQLRAQGVEADRVRAALGELRLLLTLTAHPTQAARRTLLEKLYRLTRLLEERDRCALVPQEREELLLAMRECITSLWQTDELRRERPTVGDEVKNVLWYMEEVLAEQVVSLPETIGWAFERVYREPLGPLPSPLRLHSWVGGDMDGNPLVTADVFADTLRAHRAHGLRLLLRDVGRLGAWLSQSARYVAVSPELRASLERDAEALPEVARQQGPRTEGEPWRRKLRFIEARLQACLRAVEAKRTGATGASEAGAFAAGVAAGVGAVGERGALEVARAAAAYEGPAQLCADLELLCESLERGRAARAGLRYARRVLERARTLGFHLLELEARVPAEEARNLAAHLAAGSAERPALDEGGARLQAVLARLREAQAEGGEAACRTLVLSMAESAGDVRAALACARAAGLWDEARGCATLDVVPLFEQLGALNGGAGVLRELFADPAYLRHVRARGHQEVMVGYSDSGKEVGMLAASAALYRAQTQLAQAAREAGVRLVLFHGRGESVARGGGPAQEAILALPPGTVAGHYKATEQGEALDHKYARPALARRTLELVLGGVLVHTLDAQPRASAADEPAFRAAFDALAEVGRKAYRAFVWEDPRFTAFFTAVTPVEEIGSLPIGSRPSKRKAGGVEALRAIPWVFAWTQNRAILPGWFGVGSAFAAYAKEPGGEALLRRMYAEWPFFRTVVDRVEMVLGKCDAGIARRYVRLAPPEVRPLWGALRAELLLTRRWVKAVTGHARLLEGNPSLQRSIRLRNPYVDPMSFLQVELLRRKRAGEAGCDRPLLLTLSGIAAGLRNTG